In one Candidatus Binatia bacterium genomic region, the following are encoded:
- a CDS encoding EthD domain-containing protein produces MPKHVLILRRPTGVGANTFIGHLVGAACRAGLVDAVIELAAPSDMKTSPSTADAMVVWQSDAPDALRTAADALADHAEIVGGYEVHEVLHWDDAPGVLTGYTMVACSCRLPGLSPTQFIDRYRAHAVIARVHHPAIRRYVQSFVTTALDGSRHCEAIALLHFASADDYALHLYRDEQSRQVVAEDIAGFMDRSRIWAFFTTDRFVVTHAGK; encoded by the coding sequence CCGGCCCACGGGCGTCGGCGCAAACACTTTCATCGGCCATCTGGTCGGCGCGGCCTGCCGCGCGGGCCTGGTCGATGCAGTAATCGAGCTGGCCGCACCGAGTGACATGAAGACAAGCCCGTCGACGGCCGATGCGATGGTCGTGTGGCAATCCGACGCACCCGACGCTCTCCGAACCGCGGCCGATGCGCTTGCGGATCATGCGGAGATCGTCGGTGGCTACGAGGTCCACGAGGTCCTCCACTGGGATGACGCGCCCGGTGTATTGACCGGCTACACCATGGTGGCGTGCTCGTGCCGCCTTCCCGGCCTCAGCCCCACACAGTTCATCGATCGTTACCGCGCCCACGCCGTCATCGCACGTGTCCACCACCCGGCGATCCGCCGCTACGTCCAATCGTTCGTGACCACGGCGTTGGATGGCTCCCGCCACTGCGAGGCTATCGCCCTGCTCCACTTCGCCAGCGCCGACGACTACGCCCTCCACCTCTACCGCGATGAGCAGAGCCGGCAGGTCGTGGCCGAGGACATCGCCGGCTTTATGGATCGCAGCCGCATCTGGGCATTTTTCACCACCGACCGGTTCGTCGTCACTCACGCGGGCAAGTAG
- a CDS encoding SDR family NAD(P)-dependent oxidoreductase, translating into MGSTSLLADKVAVVTGGGGGIGKGIALAFASHGAKVVVAERDPVRAKATVAEIEASGGRAMASVVDVQEKDQCGTLADAALREFGQVDVLVNNVGDYLAAKPFLETTEEDWEALYHINLKHVFLCTRAIAPRMIERGSGGSIINVSTVEAFRGIPHCAVYSAFKGGVTQFTKSFALEVAQYGIRVNAIAPDVTQTIQVPYDQWVPPEQRHLVPIWVPLGRFGMPDDIAGVAVFLASDLSRFVTGTTVHADGGTYAAGGWYRTTSGRWTNSPLNP; encoded by the coding sequence ATGGGCTCAACGTCGCTTTTGGCTGACAAGGTAGCCGTAGTCACCGGCGGCGGTGGCGGCATTGGAAAGGGCATTGCCCTCGCTTTCGCTTCACACGGAGCCAAAGTCGTCGTAGCAGAGAGAGATCCCGTTCGGGCCAAGGCCACGGTGGCGGAGATCGAGGCGTCAGGGGGCCGGGCGATGGCCTCGGTGGTAGATGTTCAAGAGAAGGACCAATGCGGAACTCTGGCGGATGCCGCCTTGCGGGAATTCGGGCAGGTGGACGTGCTGGTGAACAACGTGGGCGACTACCTGGCGGCCAAGCCCTTTCTGGAGACGACCGAGGAGGACTGGGAGGCGCTGTATCACATCAACCTCAAGCACGTCTTCCTGTGCACCCGCGCTATCGCGCCCAGAATGATTGAGCGGGGAAGCGGCGGGAGCATCATCAACGTCTCCACCGTCGAAGCCTTCCGCGGCATACCGCATTGCGCCGTCTACTCCGCCTTCAAGGGAGGCGTCACGCAGTTCACCAAGAGCTTCGCGCTGGAAGTGGCCCAGTACGGCATCCGTGTCAACGCCATCGCACCCGACGTGACCCAGACGATTCAGGTGCCGTACGATCAATGGGTCCCGCCCGAGCAACGGCACCTGGTTCCGATCTGGGTGCCCCTGGGCCGTTTCGGCATGCCCGACGACATTGCCGGCGTGGCGGTGTTCCTTGCCTCGGATCTCTCCCGATTCGTGACCGGCACCACGGTGCACGCCGATGGCGGAACGTATGCTGCCGGCGGTTGGTACCGCACCACCAGCGGCAGGTGGACCAACTCCCCCTTGAATCCATAG
- a CDS encoding nuclear transport factor 2 family protein produces MADEHPARLASQRSMKAVQAKTKEAWLDLFANDAIIEDPVGVSPLDPTGKGQVGKAAISAFWDTNIGANKIEFDISHSYAAGDEVANVGKITTTLPNGMKAIAEGVFVYRVNAAGKIVSLRAFWEFEKMMASVMPPS; encoded by the coding sequence ATGGCTGACGAACACCCGGCACGACTCGCTTCGCAGCGCTCGATGAAAGCGGTGCAGGCGAAAACCAAGGAAGCATGGCTAGACCTTTTCGCCAACGATGCAATCATCGAAGACCCCGTGGGCGTCTCCCCACTCGACCCTACAGGCAAAGGCCAGGTCGGCAAAGCGGCCATCAGTGCCTTCTGGGACACGAACATCGGAGCGAACAAAATCGAGTTCGATATCTCGCACTCTTACGCTGCCGGGGATGAGGTAGCGAACGTCGGGAAGATCACGACCACCCTGCCGAACGGCATGAAGGCCATCGCCGAAGGCGTCTTCGTCTACAGGGTGAACGCCGCGGGCAAGATCGTTTCGCTCCGCGCGTTCTGGGAGTTCGAGAAGATGATGGCCAGTGTGATGCCACCGTCTTGA
- a CDS encoding CoA-transferase: MTPGQVIGELRDGMTIGIGGWGARRKPMALIREILRSPLKDLTLVSYGGPDVGMLCAAGKVRKLVFGFVTLDVIALDPHFRVARQSGAIEAMEIDEGMLQWGLKAAALRLPFLPTRAGLACDVERLNPHLKTVQSPYADGEVLLAMPALTLDAALIHVNHADTRGNSQILGPDPYFDDLFCGAAKRRYASCERIVETQQLNDLGCVHTLQLNRSLVDGVVEIPFGAHPTACSPRYGIDLEHLKTYVAAASPEAWQGYRKQYVDVSQDQYLETVGGAVRVAGIPPTVF; encoded by the coding sequence ATGACGCCGGGCCAGGTAATCGGCGAACTCCGCGACGGAATGACCATCGGCATCGGCGGCTGGGGCGCCCGGCGAAAGCCCATGGCTCTCATCCGAGAGATCCTGCGCTCGCCGCTCAAAGATCTGACGCTGGTCTCCTACGGTGGACCCGACGTGGGCATGCTGTGCGCCGCCGGGAAGGTCCGTAAGTTGGTGTTTGGCTTCGTCACGCTGGACGTCATCGCACTGGATCCGCACTTTCGCGTCGCCCGGCAGTCGGGGGCGATCGAGGCGATGGAAATCGATGAGGGCATGCTCCAGTGGGGGCTCAAGGCCGCCGCACTACGGCTGCCCTTCCTGCCGACACGAGCCGGTCTCGCCTGCGACGTGGAACGGCTCAACCCGCATCTCAAGACGGTGCAATCGCCGTACGCCGACGGCGAGGTGCTGCTGGCGATGCCGGCGCTCACGCTGGACGCCGCGCTCATTCACGTGAATCATGCCGACACACGCGGCAACAGCCAGATCCTCGGCCCCGATCCCTACTTCGACGACCTCTTCTGCGGCGCGGCGAAGCGGCGCTACGCGAGTTGCGAACGCATCGTCGAGACACAACAGCTCAACGACCTTGGCTGCGTTCACACCTTGCAGCTGAACCGCAGCCTGGTTGACGGCGTCGTCGAGATCCCGTTCGGCGCCCACCCGACTGCGTGCTCGCCGCGGTACGGTATCGACCTTGAACACTTGAAGACCTACGTGGCCGCCGCAAGCCCCGAAGCCTGGCAGGGGTACCGCAAGCAGTATGTTGATGTCAGCCAGGATCAGTACCTCGAGACGGTCGGCGGTGCGGTTCGTGTCGCCGGCATCCCCCCCACGGTGTTCTGA
- a CDS encoding ketoacid CoA transferase — MPHIDYTLAELCITACAEAWRGDSEILASGIGLVPRLAASLAKLTFSPDLLMTDSEAYLVSEPVPVGPRDGYQLKVEGWMPFRHIFDLLWSGKRHAMTTPTQIDRFGSINISCIGDWRKPKAQLLGVRGIPGNTINHPCSFFISNHTPRTFVERVDMASGVGYDPERWAPGVKQDFHELRRVVTNLAVLDFAGPHHAMRIRSVHPGVTPEQVQKQTSFELAVADGLGETRIPTGEELRIIQEVIDPHNLRASVFQ; from the coding sequence ATGCCACACATTGACTATACGCTGGCCGAGCTCTGTATCACCGCCTGCGCCGAGGCCTGGCGCGGCGACAGCGAAATCCTGGCATCAGGCATCGGCCTGGTCCCGCGACTGGCCGCCAGCTTGGCGAAGCTCACGTTCAGCCCGGACCTTCTGATGACCGATAGCGAAGCGTATCTGGTCTCCGAACCTGTCCCCGTGGGACCCCGGGACGGCTATCAACTCAAGGTCGAGGGCTGGATGCCGTTCCGGCACATCTTCGATTTGCTCTGGAGCGGGAAGCGCCATGCCATGACCACTCCAACCCAGATCGATCGCTTTGGCAGCATCAACATCAGCTGCATTGGAGACTGGCGCAAGCCGAAGGCGCAACTGCTGGGCGTGCGAGGAATTCCGGGGAACACCATCAACCACCCGTGCAGCTTCTTCATCTCCAACCACACACCGCGCACATTCGTCGAGCGCGTGGACATGGCCTCGGGCGTCGGCTACGACCCGGAGCGCTGGGCACCGGGGGTCAAGCAAGATTTCCACGAGCTTCGTCGGGTGGTGACCAACCTCGCGGTTCTCGACTTCGCCGGCCCACACCATGCCATGCGGATCCGGTCCGTACACCCTGGCGTGACGCCGGAGCAGGTACAGAAACAAACCAGCTTCGAGCTGGCAGTGGCTGACGGCCTGGGTGAGACACGCATACCAACCGGCGAGGAGTTGCGGATCATCCAGGAAGTCATCGACCCCCACAACTTGCGCGCCAGCGTCTTCCAGTAA
- a CDS encoding nitronate monooxygenase has protein sequence MSSALRTRLCEVLGARYPIIQTAMGWVATPELVAATSNAGAFGFLAAATLRPDEFEPSILKVKELTDRPFGVNFLMEQPGARDIVELIVRHDVKAASYGRGPNPRFIERLKQAGVLCVPTVGAVRHAQKAVKLGADIIIAQGGEGGGHTGSVPTSILVPQVVDAVKVPVVAAGGFRDGRGLVAALAYGATGIAMGTRFLLTAESPLPGETAKRYFAATVNDIFVTKQVDGLPQRVIMNEFVGRLESSHSLTRFIRALRSGLEYRKLSGASIRELLTSALALRRGDNLTRTQMLMAANAPVFIRRSMVEGRPAEGVLPSGVVAGLINDRPTCAELIQRIISEAEQTLAALAN, from the coding sequence GTGTCCTCAGCGCTGCGTACACGCCTCTGCGAAGTTCTCGGTGCCCGCTACCCAATCATCCAAACGGCGATGGGTTGGGTGGCAACTCCCGAGCTGGTCGCCGCCACATCCAACGCCGGAGCCTTCGGCTTCCTCGCCGCGGCCACACTCCGCCCGGACGAGTTCGAACCGTCCATCTTGAAGGTGAAAGAACTCACCGACCGGCCGTTCGGCGTGAACTTCTTGATGGAGCAACCGGGGGCCCGCGACATCGTGGAGTTGATCGTCCGCCACGACGTGAAGGCGGCCAGTTATGGCCGTGGTCCCAATCCGCGGTTCATCGAGCGGCTGAAGCAGGCCGGTGTCCTGTGCGTCCCAACCGTGGGTGCCGTGCGTCACGCGCAGAAGGCGGTCAAGCTCGGTGCCGACATCATCATCGCGCAAGGTGGCGAGGGTGGCGGACATACCGGCTCCGTGCCCACCTCGATCCTGGTGCCGCAGGTTGTCGATGCCGTCAAAGTCCCGGTGGTCGCCGCGGGCGGCTTCCGTGACGGACGCGGCCTGGTCGCCGCCTTGGCCTACGGCGCCACCGGCATCGCCATGGGCACGCGTTTCCTGCTGACGGCGGAGAGCCCGCTGCCGGGAGAAACCGCGAAGCGGTATTTCGCCGCGACCGTCAATGACATCTTCGTGACCAAGCAGGTGGACGGCCTACCCCAACGCGTCATCATGAATGAGTTCGTCGGCCGGCTCGAGTCGAGTCACTCACTCACCAGGTTCATTCGCGCCCTCCGCAGCGGCCTGGAATATCGCAAGCTGAGCGGCGCCTCGATCCGAGAGCTCCTGACCTCGGCGCTGGCATTGCGGCGTGGCGACAACCTGACCCGGACCCAGATGCTGATGGCCGCCAACGCGCCGGTCTTCATCCGCCGGTCCATGGTCGAAGGCCGTCCGGCGGAAGGCGTGCTGCCCAGCGGCGTGGTGGCGGGTCTCATCAACGATCGGCCGACCTGCGCGGAACTCATCCAGAGAATCATCAGCGAAGCGGAGCAGACACTGGCCGCCCTCGCAAACTAG
- a CDS encoding enoyl-CoA hydratase family protein, with amino-acid sequence MYVKTNVDEKGVAEVLLDYPPVNALDSAGWAHLAKTIRALGEDENVRVVLLAGNGRGFCAGVDIKELARDGSLIVKVNRGCYDSFAAVYDCPVPVITAVHNFCLGGGIGLVGSSDIIIASEDATFGLPEIDRGAMGAATHLMRMFPVQKVRRMFYTGQPITAAEAYRLGAVESVVKREELLPTARALAENIAAKSPRAVRLAKWALNGIELLDIKKSYRFEQGFTFELYTSPDSQEARSAFVEKREAAFTDKSKD; translated from the coding sequence GTGTACGTCAAGACGAATGTCGACGAAAAGGGTGTGGCGGAGGTTCTTCTCGACTATCCCCCGGTGAACGCGCTCGATAGCGCGGGCTGGGCGCACCTCGCCAAAACCATCCGGGCCCTGGGCGAGGACGAGAACGTACGGGTTGTGCTCTTGGCCGGCAACGGACGTGGGTTCTGCGCCGGCGTCGACATCAAGGAGCTGGCCCGTGACGGCAGCCTGATCGTGAAGGTGAACCGAGGCTGCTACGACAGCTTCGCGGCCGTCTACGATTGTCCGGTCCCTGTCATTACTGCCGTGCACAACTTCTGCTTGGGCGGCGGGATCGGTCTGGTCGGCTCCTCCGACATCATCATCGCCTCGGAGGACGCCACCTTCGGCCTTCCCGAAATCGACCGCGGCGCCATGGGGGCCGCCACCCACCTCATGCGGATGTTCCCCGTACAAAAGGTTCGGCGGATGTTTTACACCGGCCAGCCGATCACGGCCGCGGAGGCTTACCGCCTGGGCGCCGTCGAGTCGGTCGTCAAACGCGAGGAGCTGCTGCCGACGGCACGGGCATTGGCCGAGAACATCGCGGCCAAGAGTCCGCGAGCGGTCCGTCTCGCCAAGTGGGCGTTGAACGGCATCGAGCTGCTCGACATCAAGAAGAGCTACCGCTTCGAGCAGGGCTTCACGTTCGAGCTGTACACCTCACCCGACTCGCAAGAAGCGCGCTCCGCTTTCGTCGAGAAGCGCGAGGCGGCCTTCACCGATAAGTCCAAGGACTAG
- a CDS encoding acyl-CoA dehydrogenase family protein, whose translation MELTFTPEEEAFRLEARAWLETHVPKTPLKSFDTAEGFQQHRDWERTLNEGRWSAVNWPVEYGGRGANLIEWLIFEEEYFRVAAPGRVNQNGIFLLGPTLMEFGSEQQKIRYLPHMASGEEVWAQGWSEPNAGSDMAAIRATARRDGEHYILNGQKTWCSRGAFADWLFGIFRSDPNSEKHRGLTFILLPLDLPGITVRPIAQLDGETGFAEVFFDDVRVSVENRLGGENQGWNVAMATAGFERGLMLRSPARYQATARKLIALYKIYAKTADSCLRHAVARAWMNAEAYALNTYWTVSRLMQGGSIGAEASLNKIFWSEMDVHMHETALALLGPRAQLLPHAPGAENPGNWLDGFLFAMAGPIYAGTNEIQRNVIAERLLKLPRS comes from the coding sequence ATGGAGTTGACGTTCACCCCCGAAGAAGAGGCCTTCCGGCTCGAAGCGCGGGCGTGGCTGGAAACCCACGTACCGAAGACACCGCTGAAATCCTTCGATACGGCAGAGGGGTTTCAGCAGCACCGCGACTGGGAGCGCACCCTGAACGAAGGCCGGTGGTCGGCAGTCAACTGGCCGGTCGAGTACGGCGGCCGCGGCGCCAACCTGATCGAGTGGCTCATCTTCGAAGAAGAGTACTTCCGCGTGGCCGCACCGGGTCGGGTGAATCAAAACGGCATCTTCCTGCTGGGTCCGACGTTGATGGAGTTCGGCAGCGAGCAGCAGAAGATCCGTTACCTGCCGCACATGGCGTCCGGTGAAGAGGTCTGGGCGCAAGGGTGGTCGGAGCCGAACGCCGGCAGCGACATGGCGGCCATCCGCGCCACCGCGCGCAGAGACGGCGAGCATTACATCCTCAACGGCCAGAAGACGTGGTGCTCGCGTGGGGCATTCGCCGACTGGCTGTTCGGCATCTTCCGCTCCGATCCAAACTCGGAAAAGCATCGCGGCCTCACCTTCATCCTGTTGCCGCTCGATCTCCCGGGAATCACAGTGCGGCCGATCGCACAGCTCGACGGCGAGACGGGGTTTGCCGAGGTCTTCTTCGATGATGTTCGCGTGTCGGTGGAGAACCGCCTGGGCGGGGAGAATCAAGGCTGGAATGTGGCGATGGCAACCGCGGGCTTCGAGCGCGGCCTCATGCTGCGCAGCCCGGCACGCTACCAGGCAACCGCGCGTAAGCTGATCGCTCTGTACAAGATATACGCCAAGACAGCGGATTCGTGTCTGCGCCACGCCGTGGCGCGCGCGTGGATGAACGCGGAAGCGTACGCGCTGAACACCTATTGGACGGTGTCACGGCTCATGCAAGGCGGCAGCATCGGCGCCGAGGCCAGCCTCAACAAGATCTTCTGGTCGGAAATGGACGTGCACATGCACGAGACGGCGCTCGCCTTGCTCGGCCCGCGCGCGCAGCTTCTGCCGCATGCGCCCGGCGCCGAGAATCCCGGCAATTGGCTCGACGGGTTCCTGTTTGCCATGGCCGGACCCATCTATGCCGGCACCAACGAAATTCAACGCAACGTCATCGCCGAGCGCTTGCTCAAGCTGCCCAGGAGTTAG
- a CDS encoding acyl-CoA dehydrogenase family protein, producing MQFQFTEDQRGFQESVRKFLEKECTPAHLRALWQTETGRAPELWSKLAEIGVLGLLVPEAHGGLGSSEVDLVLLLEEAGRAALPEPVAETAAVGVPLLAGLKRKKLGEQWLPKVAAGEAILTVGHEVNPFVADAHVAHLLLLQRNNEIHAVPRDQVTLEHQPCNDPSRRLFRVDWKPSGETCVARGEEGRRLLAAALDRAALACAAQQLGIGQQLVDMAVRYATEREQFGKPIGSFQAIKHMLANVAVRIEFARPVVYRSAFSVAHDAVTRAIDVSQAKLAASEAAVLAAKTALQVHGAIGYTWEQDLQIWMKRAWALDIAWGTGAWHRARVAAAILDGAVLPETFPAARETAA from the coding sequence ATGCAGTTCCAGTTCACCGAAGACCAACGCGGGTTCCAGGAAAGCGTCCGCAAGTTTCTCGAAAAGGAGTGCACCCCGGCACACCTTCGCGCCCTCTGGCAAACCGAGACCGGCCGCGCGCCGGAATTGTGGTCCAAGCTGGCGGAGATCGGTGTGCTCGGCTTGCTTGTCCCGGAAGCGCACGGGGGCCTGGGCAGCAGTGAGGTCGACCTCGTATTGCTGCTCGAGGAGGCCGGCCGAGCCGCGCTCCCGGAACCCGTGGCCGAGACCGCCGCGGTCGGCGTGCCACTCCTCGCCGGTCTGAAGCGCAAGAAACTGGGTGAGCAGTGGCTGCCGAAGGTGGCCGCCGGTGAGGCGATTCTCACGGTGGGGCACGAGGTCAACCCGTTCGTCGCAGACGCCCACGTCGCACACCTGCTGCTCCTGCAACGCAACAACGAGATCCACGCGGTGCCGCGCGACCAGGTGACCCTGGAGCATCAACCTTGCAACGACCCGTCGCGCCGGCTCTTTCGTGTGGACTGGAAGCCGTCGGGCGAGACCTGCGTGGCGCGGGGAGAAGAAGGCCGCCGCCTGCTCGCCGCCGCCCTCGACCGCGCCGCCCTGGCGTGCGCCGCCCAGCAACTCGGTATCGGGCAACAGCTTGTCGATATGGCCGTGCGCTATGCCACCGAACGCGAGCAGTTTGGCAAGCCGATCGGCTCGTTCCAAGCGATCAAACATATGCTCGCGAACGTCGCGGTTCGCATCGAGTTCGCCCGCCCCGTCGTGTACCGCTCCGCCTTTTCGGTGGCGCACGACGCGGTCACACGGGCCATCGACGTTTCTCAGGCGAAGCTGGCGGCATCCGAGGCCGCGGTGCTGGCCGCAAAGACGGCGCTCCAGGTGCACGGTGCCATCGGATATACCTGGGAACAGGATCTGCAAATTTGGATGAAGCGAGCTTGGGCACTCGACATCGCATGGGGCACCGGCGCCTGGCACCGCGCCCGCGTCGCCGCCGCCATCCTCGACGGCGCCGTGCTTCCCGAGACCTTTCCAGCAGCCCGAGAGACTGCCGCTTGA
- a CDS encoding OB-fold domain-containing protein, whose translation MDQTKTQAPAIQGWFTMDSRAPHLLGSRCTACKSYFFPKESFFCRNPGCAGTEFEEVPLSRTGKVWSFSTNHYQPPAPYISPDPFVPYSIAAVELANEQMVILGQVASGVDLNTLKVGMEMELVLEKLFEDKDVEYIVWKWKPVGA comes from the coding sequence ATGGACCAGACGAAAACGCAGGCTCCGGCAATCCAGGGCTGGTTCACCATGGACTCGCGCGCGCCACACCTCCTCGGCAGCCGCTGCACCGCCTGCAAGAGCTACTTCTTCCCCAAGGAATCGTTCTTCTGCCGCAACCCCGGCTGCGCCGGGACCGAATTCGAGGAAGTTCCCTTGAGTCGCACCGGAAAGGTCTGGTCCTTCAGCACCAACCACTATCAACCGCCCGCGCCCTATATCTCTCCTGATCCCTTCGTCCCCTATTCCATCGCGGCCGTGGAGTTGGCGAATGAGCAGATGGTGATCCTCGGGCAAGTTGCCAGCGGCGTCGATCTCAACACACTGAAGGTCGGCATGGAGATGGAGCTCGTGCTGGAAAAGCTCTTCGAAGATAAGGACGTCGAGTACATCGTCTGGAAGTGGAAGCCGGTAGGCGCCTGA
- a CDS encoding lipid-transfer protein: MAKEVAILGVGMHPWGKWGKNFVEYGVKACRDALKDAGVEWNDIQFISGADTMRCGYPGYVAGATFAQALGWSGARVASSYAACASGATAMNAARAQILAGFCDVALVVGADTTPKGFLAPTSGDRPDDPDWLRFRLLGATNPTYFAFYARRRMDLYGATERDFAKVKIKNAKHGLTNPNARYRKEYTEDEVLKSPMVSDPLRLLEICATSDGGAAVVLSSLKYARQRTAKPITIAAISTVTPRYPNTVIEMPNFATDSAHSAAPPRVPFRDSIAAGAYEEAGLGPEDVNLAEVYDLSTALELDWYENIGLCKPGEAERLLNDGHTTIGGRVPVNPSGGLTCFGEAVPAQAIAQVCELVWQIRGEASGRQVPGAKVGITANQGLFGHGSSVIVKR; the protein is encoded by the coding sequence ATGGCAAAGGAAGTTGCGATCCTCGGGGTGGGAATGCACCCGTGGGGAAAATGGGGCAAGAACTTCGTCGAGTATGGCGTCAAAGCCTGTCGCGATGCCCTCAAAGACGCCGGCGTCGAGTGGAATGACATTCAGTTCATTTCGGGTGCCGACACCATGCGCTGCGGCTATCCCGGCTACGTCGCCGGTGCCACCTTCGCGCAGGCACTGGGCTGGTCGGGGGCGCGCGTCGCCAGCTCGTATGCCGCCTGCGCCTCGGGCGCCACGGCCATGAACGCGGCACGGGCGCAGATCCTAGCAGGATTCTGTGACGTGGCCCTCGTCGTCGGCGCCGACACGACCCCCAAGGGCTTTCTGGCCCCCACCTCAGGAGACCGGCCGGATGACCCCGACTGGCTGCGGTTCCGCCTGCTTGGTGCCACCAATCCGACCTACTTCGCGTTCTATGCCCGTAGGCGCATGGATCTGTACGGGGCCACAGAGCGTGACTTTGCCAAGGTGAAGATCAAGAACGCCAAGCACGGGCTGACGAACCCGAACGCGAGATACCGCAAGGAGTACACCGAGGACGAAGTTCTGAAGTCGCCCATGGTGTCCGATCCGCTGCGGCTGCTGGAGATCTGCGCCACCAGCGACGGCGGCGCGGCGGTAGTGCTGTCGAGCCTGAAATATGCGCGCCAGCGCACGGCCAAACCCATCACCATCGCGGCAATTTCGACCGTGACGCCACGCTATCCCAACACCGTCATCGAGATGCCGAACTTCGCCACCGATTCCGCGCATAGCGCCGCGCCACCGCGTGTTCCGTTCCGCGACTCGATCGCAGCCGGCGCGTACGAAGAGGCGGGCCTTGGTCCCGAAGATGTGAATCTGGCCGAGGTGTATGATCTGTCGACCGCGCTCGAGCTGGATTGGTATGAAAACATCGGGCTGTGCAAGCCCGGAGAAGCCGAACGGCTGCTCAACGATGGGCACACCACCATCGGTGGGCGGGTACCGGTCAACCCGAGTGGCGGTCTGACCTGTTTTGGAGAGGCCGTTCCGGCACAGGCAATTGCGCAGGTGTGCGAGCTGGTCTGGCAGATCCGGGGCGAGGCCAGCGGCCGACAGGTCCCCGGAGCCAAGGTCGGCATTACCGCAAACCAGGGACTGTTCGGACACGGCTCGTCGGTGATCGTGAAACGGTAG
- a CDS encoding acetyl-CoA C-acetyltransferase, protein MAEAYIIDAVRTPVGRRKGGLSTAHPADLGAHVIKALVQRTGIDPHTVEDVFFGCVDTIGPQAGDIARTCWLAAGLPDEVPGTTIDRQCGSSQQAIHFAAQAVMSGTNDVIVAGGVQNMSMIPIASAMTLAQPMGFPDPFSTSKGWVARYGTQEVSQFRSAEMIAEKWNILRQDMERFAFESHRRAIQAIDQGRFTREIVPYDGVTTDEGPRRDTSLEKMASLKTLTEGGRLTAGVSSQISDAAAAVLVVSERAVKQHHLKPRARIHHISVRGADPVWMLTAPIPATAYALERSGLKQKDIDLVEINEAFASVVLAWQKETGWDLAKVNVNGGAIALGHPLGATGARLMTTLLCELERTGGRYGLQTMCEGGGQANVTIIERI, encoded by the coding sequence ATGGCTGAAGCATACATCATCGATGCGGTTCGCACCCCAGTCGGCAGGCGCAAAGGCGGCCTGAGCACCGCGCACCCTGCCGACCTGGGCGCACACGTGATCAAGGCGCTGGTGCAGCGCACCGGCATCGACCCGCACACCGTCGAGGATGTGTTCTTCGGCTGCGTTGATACCATCGGTCCCCAGGCCGGCGACATCGCCCGCACCTGCTGGCTGGCAGCGGGACTGCCGGACGAGGTTCCGGGCACGACCATCGACAGGCAGTGCGGTTCATCGCAGCAGGCCATCCACTTTGCCGCGCAAGCAGTGATGAGCGGAACCAATGACGTGATCGTCGCCGGTGGCGTGCAGAACATGAGCATGATCCCGATTGCCTCGGCGATGACCTTGGCGCAGCCGATGGGTTTCCCCGATCCCTTCTCGACCTCCAAGGGCTGGGTGGCACGCTACGGCACGCAAGAAGTCTCACAGTTTCGCTCGGCGGAAATGATCGCGGAGAAGTGGAACATCCTGCGCCAAGACATGGAGCGCTTCGCCTTCGAAAGTCACCGGCGAGCGATCCAGGCAATCGACCAAGGCCGGTTCACGCGTGAGATCGTGCCGTATGACGGCGTGACCACCGACGAGGGACCGCGGCGCGACACGTCACTCGAGAAGATGGCTTCGCTGAAAACCCTCACCGAGGGTGGGCGTTTGACGGCGGGCGTATCCAGCCAGATCTCCGACGCCGCCGCCGCCGTGCTGGTCGTATCGGAGCGGGCGGTGAAACAGCACCACCTCAAGCCGCGCGCACGCATTCATCACATCAGCGTGCGCGGGGCCGATCCGGTGTGGATGCTCACCGCGCCGATCCCGGCCACGGCTTACGCCTTGGAACGCAGCGGCCTGAAGCAGAAGGACATCGATCTGGTCGAGATCAACGAAGCCTTCGCCTCGGTCGTACTCGCCTGGCAGAAGGAAACCGGCTGGGATCTCGCCAAGGTCAACGTCAATGGCGGCGCCATTGCTCTCGGGCACCCGCTCGGCGCCACCGGCGCGCGCCTGATGACCACGCTTCTCTGCGAACTCGAGCGCACCGGCGGCCGTTACGGATTGCAGACCATGTGCGAGGGTGGCGGTCAGGCCAACGTCACCATCATTGAGAGAATATGA